The region CATCTTGCAACCAGTAATGCCATTGCCATCGACGAATTTCTGGCGCAAACGCTGGATGCCCATACTCTGCAACTGACCTATCAGGCTAAAGCCACTATCCCACTCAGCGGCATGAAAGCGGCGCTATTGTTGATGGATGACGTTCAGGGGCGGGTAAATGGTGCCAGTGCCTGGGTGAAGCGGGGCGATCGCGCGGCATCGGACGTTCCCTCTGCGCCGCAGGTACCGCAACTGCCCGCTCCCTTACCGCAGCCAGCGCCGTTAACTCAGGAAGAAACCAGCGGTCTAATTGATTACGGTACCTGGCGGGTTAACACCGACAACTGTTCACTCGATCCGCTCAGGCGAGAAGTGAGTGTGGCGCCGCTCACCGACACCAAAGCGCTGCTTTTAATCAGTTGTGAAGCCGGTGCCTATAACGTGATTGATTTGGCCTTTGAGGTGACGCGTAGCCAGCCTTACGTGGCGCGCGGGCTGACGTTGACCTTGCCATTCACGCCACCAGGACGCAGTGACAATCAGATGGAGTTGGTGAATGCTGAATTCGATGCCAGCAGCGGTTTGCTATACACCTTCAGTAAAGGCCGCGGTCTGGGAGATTGTGGTGTCGCCACGCGTTGGCAGTACGACGGAAATGACTTTGTGCTGGCAGAGTATGCTGAAGAGAAAACCTGTGACGCATGGCATAGCAGTGATCATTGGCCCACGCTGTGGGTCAGCCAAACTCAGAATGCCGTTCAGTCGGATTAAAGGCGCGCTGGCTGCTGAGTACGCATCAATGCGCCCTCTATCCATGCAGGGCCGCCATTGATGGCGGCCGCAACGCCTCATGATTTAACGGATGGCGTTAACCGTCATCGGCGAACCATTTTGATTGCCCACCAACTCCGCCAGCAGGTTATTCACGCCATCGCTCATCGGAGTGAAGCGTGACAGCGGTGAACGCGTCACCACCACAAATACCCCGACGTTATTCTGTGGCACCATCGCCATGTATGTAATAAAGCCGCCGCCGCCGCCGGTTTTTTCGATAATCCCAGGACGTCCCTCTTTTGGCCCCATATACACCCAGCCCATGCCTAAGGCATCGGCACGACCAGGCACATCCATACCTTCCACTTTGGTCAGCTGGTCACGGCGATAGATCAGCGTTTGCAGACGATCGACCTGAGGCGTGCGGTGATTGACCGCCGAGTTGAGGAATTGCTGCATCCAGCGGCCCATATCATCCGGCGTTGAATACACGCCGCCGCTGCCAATCGCTGCCAGCGTGTTATTGCACGGACTGGCCCCTTTCTCAGGGATCATCAGACGCTGGCACTGATCGGGGGATGGCGTAAAGGTGGTGTCTTTCATTCCCAGCGGACGCGTCACCAGCTGTTGCAGCAGAGCGGGATAAGGCGTGCCTGCCGCTTTAGCCAGCGCATCACTCAGCAGATCAAAGCCGAGATTGGAGTAGGAGGCCTGTGTTCCTGGCGTGGCTTTCAGTTGTGCACCCTGCAGCCACTGCCAGCGATCGGTTTTGGTTGGCCAGACAAACACCGGACGATGCGGTTTGCCGCCCGGCTGTTCACGCGGCAGGCTACCGGTATGGGTGGCGAGGTTAATCAGGCGAATCGGCTGACCGTTGTAATTCGGGACGCGTGCGCCAGCCGGAGCATACTTGCTTAACGGGTCATCAAGGCGAATCTGCCCACGTTCCGCCATTTTGACCATCACTTCGCTGGTCATCAATTTACTGAGCGAGGCGATGCGAATCACGGAATCGAGCTGAGGGCGCACGTTATTGCCAGGGCTGGTATCGCCAAAGCTTGCGAATACGCGCTGATTGCCATCAATCGCCACCAGCGCCATGCCGGTTGCGCCGCTGCCATAGAAGATATGCTCGGCATAACGATCAACGATCTGTGAGGCCAGCAGAGGATCGGCTACCGTCTGCGCCATGCTTTTTAATGGAAGCACTGAAACCATTAAGGCCAGTAAAAAAGGAGTACGTTTTTTCAACGGGAAAGCGTCCGCAACAGGATTCGGAGGAAAGCTTATAGTAATCAGTTTGTGCGAGGCGTGAAGAGGGAAGACAGGATTTTTTTCTGTATCAGGCTGTGATCAAAAAACGGCCCTTACGCCAAATGACGCAGGGCCGGATCGATTAGTGCGGCTTGAGTAATGCTTCGGTATGGCTCACGATATTCTCCACCGTAAAGCCAAATTCCGGGAACAACTTACCTGCCGGCGCAGACTCACCGAAGGTGGTCATACCGACAATCGCGCCATCCAGACCGACATACTTGAACCAGTAATCGGCAATACCCGCTTCAACGGCCACGCGCGCTTTGACGCCGGAAGGCAACACCGATTCGCGGTAGGCGGTGTCCTGCTTGTCAAACACGTCGGTGCAGGGCAGGGACACCACGCGCACCTTGTGGCCGCTGGCGCCGAGTTTATCGGCCGCGCCCAGCGCGATTTCAATCTCAGAACCGGTGGCGATGATGATCGCTTCTGGTGTGCCCGCGCAATCCTGCAACACATAGCCGCCTTTAGCGATATCGGCCACCTG is a window of Pantoea rwandensis DNA encoding:
- a CDS encoding DUF1176 domain-containing protein — protein: MSYWMKSLLLLPFVFVACVQAEPLQKSFSDWQLTCNNAAFCVARSFPGDNGLVMTLSRSAGVNDRPLLRIDYGSAYSGELPGGSLKDNLLLDQRRLTPDLKHWSVEPHHLATSNAIAIDEFLAQTLDAHTLQLTYQAKATIPLSGMKAALLLMDDVQGRVNGASAWVKRGDRAASDVPSAPQVPQLPAPLPQPAPLTQEETSGLIDYGTWRVNTDNCSLDPLRREVSVAPLTDTKALLLISCEAGAYNVIDLAFEVTRSQPYVARGLTLTLPFTPPGRSDNQMELVNAEFDASSGLLYTFSKGRGLGDCGVATRWQYDGNDFVLAEYAEEKTCDAWHSSDHWPTLWVSQTQNAVQSD
- the ampH gene encoding D-alanyl-D-alanine-carboxypeptidase/endopeptidase AmpH; this encodes MKKRTPFLLALMVSVLPLKSMAQTVADPLLASQIVDRYAEHIFYGSGATGMALVAIDGNQRVFASFGDTSPGNNVRPQLDSVIRIASLSKLMTSEVMVKMAERGQIRLDDPLSKYAPAGARVPNYNGQPIRLINLATHTGSLPREQPGGKPHRPVFVWPTKTDRWQWLQGAQLKATPGTQASYSNLGFDLLSDALAKAAGTPYPALLQQLVTRPLGMKDTTFTPSPDQCQRLMIPEKGASPCNNTLAAIGSGGVYSTPDDMGRWMQQFLNSAVNHRTPQVDRLQTLIYRRDQLTKVEGMDVPGRADALGMGWVYMGPKEGRPGIIEKTGGGGGFITYMAMVPQNNVGVFVVVTRSPLSRFTPMSDGVNNLLAELVGNQNGSPMTVNAIR